The Trichosurus vulpecula isolate mTriVul1 chromosome 4, mTriVul1.pri, whole genome shotgun sequence genome contains a region encoding:
- the RNF25 gene encoding E3 ubiquitin-protein ligase RNF25 produces MGAGISHISSLTSAPTCPDPDPQSQTLPLQPHYCDPPSVTPSLGASAPQAAGPGPGSAPGPRAGPQVGGGPRARATRREGWTARSMEALLQAAPNRHPAASGPTEDPGVYGRLATTAGRRPLGLCISRPAGRYFRFRRRQQEEMAAAAAAAAAGAAAGEEDWVLPSEVEVLESIYLDELQVVQGNGRSSPWEICITLHPATAEDQDSQFVCFTLVLLVPAQYPNEVPKISIRNPRGLSDEQIHKISQALSRVAEAGLGTAVLYELIEKGKEILTDNNIPHGQCVICLYGFQEKEAFTKTPCYHYFHCHCLARYIQHMEQELLAQKEEQQQHPGSPVEQGVGVQCPVCRELLVYDLATLQAAPPPQHPLEPYQPDAESLRQREERQRLYERQQQRGGIIDPEAERNRYFISLQQPSPVEPEVALDASKGSQPPGAPATALPTPQDILPIAPQHTRERISGAGPSQQGLNELQRAERDTSRACRAPGQQSEQRDLQGSGNSAPKGSSCTQELPPPDGPFKEPMDLKPEPQSQRVEGPTKEKGAGSWQGPPNRRNWECGRWERSKGRTPGSSYPRVPRGRGAYRPSARREPPGLEPEEGS; encoded by the exons ATGGGGGCGGGGATCAGCCATATTTCCTCTCTTACCTCTGCCCCCACCTGTCCTGACCCTGACCCCCAATCCCAGACCCTCCCTCTTCAGCCTCATTACTGTGATCC CCCCTCGGTCACCCCCAGCCTTGGAGCTAGCGCTCCCCAGGCCGCGGGACCCGGGCCGGGCTCCGCCCCCGGACCCCGGGCAGGCCCCCAG GTGGGAGGAGGCCCCCGGGCCCGGGCGACGCGGAGAGAAGGCTGGACGGCCCGCTCCATGGAGGCACTTCTGCAGGCAGCTCCGAACCGTCACCCCGCCGCCTCAGGCCCCACCGAGGACCCCGGCGTCTACGGTCGCCTAGCAACGACGGCTGGCCGCCGGCCCCTCGGCCTCTGCATCTCCCGGCCTGCGGGAAGGTACTTCCGGTTCCGGCGCAGGCAGCAGGAGGagatggcggcggcggcggcggcggcggcggctggggCGGCAGCCGGGGAAGAGGACTG GGTTCTGCCCTCTGAAGTGGAGGTGTTGGAGTCTATCTACCTGGATGAATTACAGGTGGTTCAAGGAAATGGAAG GTCTTCACCATGGGAAATCTGCATCACTCTGCACCCTGCCACAGCTGAAGACCAGGATTCACAATTTGTCTGCTTTACCTTGGTGTTGCTGGTCCCTGCACAG TATCCCAATGAGGTGCCAAAGATCTCTATCCGTAACCCCCGGGGGCTCTCAGATGAACAGATTCACAA GATCTCACAGGCACTGAGTCGTGTGGCTGAGGCTGGCTTGGGCactgctgtgctctatgaactcATTGAG aaggggaaggagatcCTCACAGACAACAACATTCCGCATGGCCAGTGTGTCATCTGTCTCTACGGCTTCCAG GAGAAGGAAGCTTTCACTAAGACCCCCTGTTACCACTACTTCCACTGCCATTGCCTTGCTCGCTACATCCAGCACATGGAACAAGAACTTTTAGCTCAGAAAGAGGAACAGCAGCAACATCCAGGTTCTCCAGTTGAGCAG GGTGTTGGTGTCCAGTGTCCGGTCTGCAGAGAGCTCCTGGTATATGACCTTGCCACGCTACAGGCAGCTCCCCCACCTCAACATCCTCTG GAGCCATACCAGCCGGACGCAGAGAGCTTGAGACAGCGGGAGGAACGCCAGCGGCTTTATGAGAGGCAGCAGCAGCGTGGGGGAATCATAGATCCGGAAGCCGAACGGAACCGGTACTTCATCAGCCTCCAACAG CCTTCCCCTGTGGAACCTGAGGTAGCCCTGGATGCCTCCAAGGGATCTCAGCCACCAGGTGCCCCTGCCACAGCGTTGCCCACTCCACAAGACATCCTGCCCATTGCCCCACAGCATACAAGAGAAAGGATCTCAGGGGCTGGGCCAAGCCAACAAGGGCTGAATGAGCTCCAGAGAGCTGAAAGAGATACCTCCAGGGCATGCCGGGCCCCTGGGCAGCAGTCAGAGCAGAGAGACCTTCAGGGAAGTGGGAACTCTGCCCCCAAAGGCTCCAGTTGTACACAAGAACTGCCTCCTCCTGATGGGCCATTCAAAGAGCCCATGGACCTGAAGCCAGAGCCTCAGAGTCAAAGGGTTGAAGGCCCCACCAAGGAGAAGGGGGCTGGCAGCTGGCAGGGGCCCCCAAACCGCAGGAACTGGGAATGTGGTCGCTGGGAACGTTCCAAAGGTCGGACGCCTGGCTCTTCTTACCCCCGCGTGCCTCGTGGTCGGGGAGCTTACCGGCCCAGTGCTCGGAGGGAACCTCCTGGCCTGGAACCAGAGGAGGGTTCCTAG
- the LOC118846599 gene encoding mitochondrial chaperone BCS1 isoform X2, with translation MPLSDFVLALKDNPYFGAGFGLVGVGTALALVRKGAQLGLVAFRRYYMITLEVPGRDRSYTWLLSWLARHGSRTQHLSVETSYLQHESGHITTKFDFVPSPGNHFIWYQGKWIRVERNREKQMIDLQTGTPWESVTFTALGTDRKIFCSILKEARELALQQQEGKTVMYTAMGSEWRPFGHPRRRRPLKSVVLDKGLAERIIQDIQEFINNPKWYSDRALAGELEHSICLLSLTDSSLSDDRLNHLLSVVPQQSLVLLEDVDAAFLSRDLAKENPAKYQGLGRLTFSGLLNALDGVASTEARIVFMTTNYVDRLDPALVRPGRVDLKEYVGYCSHWQLSQMFQRFYPEEPTSIAESFAERALLAQGQLSAAQIQGHFMLFKNDPAGALKHAEALAVTTPGLTSNQ, from the exons ATGCCGCTGTCCGACTTCGTGCTGGCCCTGAAGGACAATCCGTACTTCGGGGCTGGCTTTGGGCTGGTGGGCGTGGGCACTGCCTTGGCCCTGGTCCGCAAGGGTGCCCAGTTGGGCCTGGTGGCTTTCCGCCGTTACTACATGATCACCCTGGAGGTCCCAGGCAGGGACCGCAGCTACACGTGGCTGCTGAGCTGGCTGGCCCGGCATGGCTCCCGCACCCAACACCTGAGCGTGGAGACCTCGTACCTGCAGCATGAGAGTGGCCACATAACCACCAAGTTCGACTTTGTCCCCAGCCCAGGAAACCACTTCATTTG GTACCAGGGCAAATGGATCCGGGTAGAGCGAAACCGGGAGAAACAAATGATTGACCTGCAGACGGGGACTCCGTGGGAGTCGGTCACTTTCACCGCTCTTGGCACAGATCGCAAAATTTTCTGTAGTATCCTGAAAGAAG CCCGAGAGCTGGCCCTGCAGCAACAAGAAGGGAAGACAGTAATGTACACGGCCATGGGCTCAGAGTGGAGACCGTTCGGTCATCCTAGACGCCGCAGGCCCCTAAAATCCGTGGTGCTGGATAAGGGCTTGGCTGAGCGCATCATCCAAGATATCCAAGAGTTCATCAATAACCCCAAGTGGTACAGTGATAGAG CTCTGGCTGGGGAACTGGAGCACAGCATCTGTCTGCTTAGCCTTactgactcaagtctctctgaTGACCGGCTGAACCATTTGCTGAGTGTGGTCCCACAGCAGAGCCTGGTGCTACTGGAGGATGTAGATGCAGCCTTCCTCAGCCGGGACTTGGCCAAAGAAA aCCCAGCAAAGTACCAAGGACTTGGACGTCTGACCTTCAGTGGGCTGCTTAATGCCCTGGATGGTGTGGCCTCCACTGAAGCAAGAATTGTCTTCATGACTACCAATTATGTTGACAG GCTGGACCCTGCTCTGGTACGTCCAGGTCGTGTGGACTTGAAGGAATATGTTGGCTATTGTTCACACTGGCAGCTGTCCCAGATGTTTCAGAGATTCTACCCAGAAGAGCCTACCTCTATAGCTGAATCCTTTGCAGAGCGAGCCCTGTTGGCCCAGGGCCAGCTCAGTGCTGCTCAGATACAAGGCCACTTCATGCTCTTTAAGAATGACCCGGCAGGGGCTCTGAAGCATGCTGAGGCGCTTGCTGTGACCACACCAGGCTTAACATCAAACCAATAA
- the LOC118846599 gene encoding mitochondrial chaperone BCS1 isoform X1, whose product MPLSDFVLALKDNPYFGAGFGLVGVGTALALVRKGAQLGLVAFRRYYMITLEVPGRDRSYTWLLSWLARHGSRTQHLSVETSYLQHESGHITTKFDFVPSPGNHFIWYQGKWIRVERNREKQMIDLQTGTPWESVTFTALGTDRKIFCSILKEARELALQQQEGKTVMYTAMGSEWRPFGHPRRRRPLKSVVLDKGLAERIIQDIQEFINNPKWYSDRGIPYRRGYLLYGPPGCGKSSFITALAGELEHSICLLSLTDSSLSDDRLNHLLSVVPQQSLVLLEDVDAAFLSRDLAKENPAKYQGLGRLTFSGLLNALDGVASTEARIVFMTTNYVDRLDPALVRPGRVDLKEYVGYCSHWQLSQMFQRFYPEEPTSIAESFAERALLAQGQLSAAQIQGHFMLFKNDPAGALKHAEALAVTTPGLTSNQ is encoded by the exons ATGCCGCTGTCCGACTTCGTGCTGGCCCTGAAGGACAATCCGTACTTCGGGGCTGGCTTTGGGCTGGTGGGCGTGGGCACTGCCTTGGCCCTGGTCCGCAAGGGTGCCCAGTTGGGCCTGGTGGCTTTCCGCCGTTACTACATGATCACCCTGGAGGTCCCAGGCAGGGACCGCAGCTACACGTGGCTGCTGAGCTGGCTGGCCCGGCATGGCTCCCGCACCCAACACCTGAGCGTGGAGACCTCGTACCTGCAGCATGAGAGTGGCCACATAACCACCAAGTTCGACTTTGTCCCCAGCCCAGGAAACCACTTCATTTG GTACCAGGGCAAATGGATCCGGGTAGAGCGAAACCGGGAGAAACAAATGATTGACCTGCAGACGGGGACTCCGTGGGAGTCGGTCACTTTCACCGCTCTTGGCACAGATCGCAAAATTTTCTGTAGTATCCTGAAAGAAG CCCGAGAGCTGGCCCTGCAGCAACAAGAAGGGAAGACAGTAATGTACACGGCCATGGGCTCAGAGTGGAGACCGTTCGGTCATCCTAGACGCCGCAGGCCCCTAAAATCCGTGGTGCTGGATAAGGGCTTGGCTGAGCGCATCATCCAAGATATCCAAGAGTTCATCAATAACCCCAAGTGGTACAGTGATAGAG GCATTCCCTACCGGCGTGGCTACTTGTTGTATGGGCCCCCTGGCTGTGGAAAGAGCAGCTTTAT CACAGCTCTGGCTGGGGAACTGGAGCACAGCATCTGTCTGCTTAGCCTTactgactcaagtctctctgaTGACCGGCTGAACCATTTGCTGAGTGTGGTCCCACAGCAGAGCCTGGTGCTACTGGAGGATGTAGATGCAGCCTTCCTCAGCCGGGACTTGGCCAAAGAAA aCCCAGCAAAGTACCAAGGACTTGGACGTCTGACCTTCAGTGGGCTGCTTAATGCCCTGGATGGTGTGGCCTCCACTGAAGCAAGAATTGTCTTCATGACTACCAATTATGTTGACAG GCTGGACCCTGCTCTGGTACGTCCAGGTCGTGTGGACTTGAAGGAATATGTTGGCTATTGTTCACACTGGCAGCTGTCCCAGATGTTTCAGAGATTCTACCCAGAAGAGCCTACCTCTATAGCTGAATCCTTTGCAGAGCGAGCCCTGTTGGCCCAGGGCCAGCTCAGTGCTGCTCAGATACAAGGCCACTTCATGCTCTTTAAGAATGACCCGGCAGGGGCTCTGAAGCATGCTGAGGCGCTTGCTGTGACCACACCAGGCTTAACATCAAACCAATAA